The Seriola aureovittata isolate HTS-2021-v1 ecotype China chromosome 12, ASM2101889v1, whole genome shotgun sequence genome window below encodes:
- the LOC130179416 gene encoding Golgi reassembly-stacking protein 2-like produces the protein MGGSQSVEIPGGGSEGYHVLRVQENSPGHRAGLEPFFDFIVSINNTRLNKDNDTLKDLLKASVEKPVKMLVYSSKTLELRESTVTPSNLWGGQGLLGVSIRFCSFEGANENVWHVLEVEPNSPAALAGLRPHTDYIIGADTVMNESEDLFSLIESHEGKGLKLYVYNTDTDNCREVVITPNSAWGGEGSLGCGIGYGYLHRIPTRPFEEGKKISFPGNNPSEPVSPLKDGFTEVQLSAVTPPATAPAASTGLENSLSGLSISTAPPTMPSELQTGLPTVPLLPSSTNPSLSPLTPLNPATTNFNPATTLPGLMPLPGGLPPLPNLPNLNLPLPDLSAVPLAGAGTLPPPVGTTVPPLAALPPLNLPGLAPFPPLPTVLPSQLPPLLPQGMAPLLPTSTVALPASVTVTAAPAANPAADSTSPTEAVSTNTTEAPAPTETTLTSS, from the exons ATGGGAGGATCGCAGAGTGTGGAGATACCGGGGGGAGGCTCCGAGGGCTACCACGTCCTCCGG GTTCAGGAGAACTCACCTGGACACCGTGCAGGACTGGAGCCTTTCTTTGACTTCATTGTCTCCATCAATAACACCAGACTG AACAAGGACAACGACACTTTGAAGGACTTGCTGAAAGCCAGCGTAGAGAAACCAGTTAAGATGCTGGTTTACTCCTCAAAGACTCTGGAGCTGCGGGAGTCCACTGTCACACCCAGCAACTTGTGGGGGGGGCAGGGCTTGCTTGGTGTCTCTATTCGTTTCTGCAGCTTTGAAGGAGCCAATGAGAATGTTTGGCATGTGCTG gaagtagagcCGAATTCCCCAGCAGCCCTTGCTGGCTTGCGGCCGCACACCGACTACATCATTGGAGCCGACACTGTTATGAATGAG TCAGAGGACCTGTTCTCTCTGATAGAGAGCCACGAGGGGAAAGGCCTGAAGCTCTATGTGtacaacacagacactgacaacTGCAGAGAGGTGGTCATCACACCTAACAGTGCCTGGGGAGGCGAGGGCAG ccTCGGTTGTGGGATTGGCTATGGATACCTTCACAGGATTCCCACACGGCCTTTTGAGGAGGGGAAGAAGATCAGCTTCCCTGGAAATAATCCCAGTGAGCCTGTCAGTCCACTGAAGGATGGATTCACTGAG GTCCAGCTTTCAGCAGTGACCCCTCCTGCCACTGCACCTGCTGCCTCCACAGGCCTAGAAAATTCACTGTCCGGCCTGTCAATCAGCACAGCCCCGCCCACCATGCCCAGTGAGCTGCAGACAG GTTTGCCTACAGTCCCTCTGCTCCCTTCCTCCACCAACCCCTCCCTCAGCCCCCTCACTCCACTGAATCCCGCCACCACCAACTTCAACCCCGCCACCACGCTACCAG gtctGATGCCCCTCCCAGGTGGCTTACCTCCGCTCCCTAACCTTCCCAATCTCAACCTGCCACTCCCAGACCTCAGTGCCGTGCCACTAGCAGGCGCCGGCACTTTACCACCGCCAGTAGGGACgacag TCCCACCTCTGGCCGCTCTCCCACCCCTCAACTTGCCAGGTCTGGCCCCGTTCCCCCCTCTACCCACTGTGCTTCCCTCCCAgctgcctcctctccttcctcaggGAATGGCCCCTCTCTTACCCACGTCCACCGTCGCCCTTCCCGCCTCGGTCACAGTCACAGCAGCGCCTGCCGCTAACCCTGCCGCTGACTCCACGTCACCCACGGAAGCCGTCTCAACGAACACCACGGAAGCACCGGCCCCCACGGAAACAACACTAACGTCGTCGTAA